A genomic window from Methanovulcanius yangii includes:
- a CDS encoding glycosyltransferase: MLSVIIPTLNEEEALEGCLNSLNNQTLDRSEFEIIVVDGNSTDGTRTIAEAHADKVVMQERKGIGGARKNGVEASCGDLLVFTDADTLHPSNWLELIQGTLADGGYDVCTGPILFYEQTLRSELLSLWRKQYNIFHLFNFYWLIGSNMAMTRTSYDRINGHRSISLLEDYDLSVRMFKEKDIRCRYDTRQEVYTSARRLQNLFTYTLVYFYGHYHYHFTRDYQRLLTYPRFDKMDREVILDVTGIRELNHKLEEIQEKISRNIDGIEGKLSGK; encoded by the coding sequence ATGTTGTCCGTTATCATTCCAACCCTGAATGAAGAAGAGGCATTGGAGGGTTGCCTTAACTCGCTTAACAACCAGACCCTGGACCGCAGTGAGTTCGAGATCATCGTGGTGGACGGAAATTCCACCGACGGCACCCGGACCATCGCCGAAGCACACGCCGACAAGGTGGTCATGCAGGAGAGAAAGGGGATCGGCGGCGCCCGCAAAAACGGGGTTGAAGCATCATGCGGCGACCTCCTCGTCTTTACCGACGCCGATACGCTTCACCCCTCCAACTGGCTGGAACTCATACAGGGCACCCTTGCTGACGGCGGCTACGATGTCTGCACCGGCCCCATCCTCTTCTACGAGCAGACGCTTCGGTCGGAACTTCTCTCCCTCTGGAGAAAACAGTACAACATCTTCCACCTCTTCAACTTCTACTGGCTCATCGGGTCGAATATGGCGATGACGCGTACCAGTTACGACCGTATCAACGGCCATCGGAGCATCTCTCTTCTGGAGGACTATGATCTCTCTGTCCGGATGTTCAAGGAGAAGGATATCCGATGCAGATATGATACCCGGCAGGAGGTGTACACCTCGGCACGGCGCCTCCAGAATCTCTTCACGTACACGCTCGTCTATTTTTACGGGCATTATCACTACCATTTCACCCGCGATTATCAGCGTCTCCTCACCTACCCCCGGTTCGACAAGATGGACCGCGAGGTGATACTGGATGTAACCGGCATACGGGAGCTGAACCACAAACTCGAGGAGATCCAGGAGAAGATCAGCAGGAATATCGACGGGATTGAAGGGAAACTGAGCGGGAAATAA
- a CDS encoding PAS domain S-box protein: MAGKIASRTVSLLLVLLMLFSSIGIVWSISTESQEALMESVQDELMSVAGTTASQIDGDAFSRIQVGSEGTPEYLAIRDQLRQVKMAVPDILYIYTMQNDDGLLEFVVDADYGYADDASLVGDAYPEAEPEMYMGFEGLSADEEFTTDQWGTVLSGFAPIHDSSGNVVGIVGVDMDSSVILEEIDYLNTIFYGAVFGVMVAGALGFFFIERRRVIAERKIAVSEKKYRQLFEQAGDCILIFEAEGKDAGRIVSANRAAAMMHGYSTDELLTMRISDLDSPESRVGAGERMQRVLGGEEVRGEVTHVRKDGTTFPMEINGSLLLIDAKKMILAIDRDISERKHTEKILELATKKQNLLNLITFSDIKNAMFSLRGYIELEKEFMKDGQGLVLLEKEEALIQQVEHWIRFAKDYQNLGAVPPTWQNVTNAYLYAISHLDTMHLHQSSEVEGLEVYADSLLETVFYTLVENSLEHGESVTEITLTSYETEEGLTIVFQDNGIGIPAGMKETIFDRRHEKKKGMSLFLVREILEITGIAIVETGLAGEGVRFEMHVPLNHYRHVARGDGHSPSNN; the protein is encoded by the coding sequence ATGGCAGGTAAGATAGCATCCCGCACCGTCTCCCTTCTGCTGGTTCTGCTGATGCTGTTCTCAAGTATCGGCATAGTCTGGTCCATCTCCACGGAGTCGCAGGAAGCTCTCATGGAGTCGGTTCAGGATGAACTGATGTCCGTTGCGGGTACCACCGCATCGCAGATCGACGGGGATGCCTTCTCCCGGATACAGGTGGGAAGTGAAGGCACGCCGGAGTACCTTGCAATCAGGGATCAGCTCCGCCAGGTGAAAATGGCTGTGCCTGATATTTTATACATCTACACGATGCAAAACGACGACGGACTGCTGGAATTCGTGGTCGATGCGGATTACGGCTATGCCGATGACGCCTCCCTCGTCGGTGACGCATATCCCGAGGCCGAACCCGAGATGTACATGGGATTTGAAGGCCTTTCTGCAGACGAGGAGTTTACGACCGACCAGTGGGGAACAGTCCTTTCCGGTTTCGCCCCCATACATGACAGCAGCGGCAATGTGGTCGGAATCGTCGGTGTCGACATGGACAGCTCCGTTATCCTGGAGGAGATCGACTATCTCAACACGATCTTTTATGGTGCAGTCTTTGGGGTGATGGTTGCCGGTGCCCTTGGATTTTTCTTCATCGAACGGCGGCGTGTCATCGCCGAAAGGAAGATTGCGGTAAGCGAGAAGAAATACCGGCAGCTCTTCGAACAGGCGGGGGACTGCATTTTGATCTTCGAGGCGGAAGGGAAGGATGCAGGGCGGATCGTGTCTGCAAACAGGGCGGCGGCGATGATGCACGGATACTCCACGGATGAACTTCTCACCATGAGGATCAGCGATCTCGACAGTCCCGAATCAAGGGTTGGGGCCGGGGAACGCATGCAGCGGGTATTGGGCGGGGAAGAGGTGCGTGGAGAGGTCACGCATGTACGCAAGGACGGGACAACCTTTCCTATGGAGATCAACGGAAGTCTCCTCTTGATTGATGCAAAGAAGATGATCCTTGCGATCGACCGCGATATCTCCGAACGCAAGCACACGGAGAAAATTCTTGAACTGGCAACGAAGAAGCAGAATCTCCTCAATCTCATCACATTCAGCGACATAAAAAACGCGATGTTCAGCCTTCGCGGATATATAGAACTGGAAAAGGAGTTCATGAAGGATGGCCAGGGTTTGGTGCTTCTCGAAAAGGAGGAGGCGCTCATCCAGCAGGTGGAGCACTGGATTCGGTTTGCAAAGGACTACCAGAACCTTGGTGCGGTCCCTCCGACCTGGCAGAATGTCACCAATGCCTATCTCTATGCCATCTCCCACCTCGATACCATGCACCTGCACCAGAGCTCGGAGGTGGAAGGACTCGAGGTGTATGCGGACTCACTCCTGGAGACAGTGTTCTACACTCTGGTGGAAAATTCACTTGAGCATGGGGAATCGGTAACGGAGATCACGCTGACATCGTATGAGACAGAGGAGGGCCTGACCATCGTCTTCCAGGACAACGGCATAGGTATCCCCGCCGGGATGAAAGAGACTATCTTTGACCGCAGGCATGAGAAGAAGAAGGGGATGAGCCTCTTTCTTGTGCGAGAGATTCTGGAGATTACCGGTATTGCCATCGTGGAGACCGGCCTCGCCGGGGAGGGTGTACGGTTCGAAATGCATGTGCCCCTGAATCATTATCGCCATGTAGCCCGCGGGGACGGTCACTCCCCTTCGAATAACTGA
- a CDS encoding cysteine desulfurase family protein has protein sequence MIYLDHSSAMPVDERVAAFASPYLMQHYGNPSSLHTRGLVAKRVLEEARGKVAKLINAESPETILFTSCATESNNLAIRGTALRNNKAGMRVVSSAVEHISVINPMKELQKQGYAYDVVPVSPEGYVDLDMLAEMVTKDTVVTSVNYANDEIGTIERIRDVSRIVHEEGRYLHVNATAAAGRIPVDVQADGIDLLTLSSNDMYGPRGAAALYVRKGVKLQTLLPGGGQERGIRSGTENLFAIAGMGEAAMIAGREMGAEGRRLHEIAGAYLKDILMIEDAHLTGPATGRLPGHLSFRFGRIEGESILLNLDTAFGIQVTTGSACSSRTLEPSHVLLAIGLKHEEAHGSMIMMMGRSNTTEEVPYVVDAVRKTVERLRMITAM, from the coding sequence ATGATATATCTGGACCATAGCTCCGCCATGCCGGTCGACGAGAGGGTGGCTGCCTTTGCCTCTCCCTATCTGATGCAGCACTATGGCAATCCGTCCTCCCTGCACACGCGGGGGCTGGTGGCGAAGCGTGTGCTGGAGGAGGCACGGGGGAAGGTGGCAAAGCTTATCAATGCGGAGTCTCCGGAGACGATTCTCTTTACCAGCTGTGCCACCGAGTCGAACAACCTGGCCATCCGGGGGACGGCACTCCGGAACAATAAAGCGGGGATGAGGGTGGTCTCGTCGGCCGTCGAGCATATCTCGGTCATAAACCCGATGAAAGAGCTTCAAAAGCAGGGATATGCGTATGATGTTGTTCCGGTCAGTCCCGAAGGGTATGTGGATCTGGACATGCTGGCAGAGATGGTGACGAAGGATACGGTCGTTACATCGGTCAATTATGCGAATGACGAGATTGGCACGATCGAACGGATACGCGACGTCAGTCGCATCGTTCATGAAGAGGGTCGGTATCTCCATGTCAATGCGACGGCGGCAGCGGGACGAATCCCCGTGGATGTGCAGGCGGACGGGATCGATCTTCTGACACTGTCCTCCAACGACATGTACGGCCCGCGGGGCGCCGCCGCCCTGTATGTCAGAAAAGGGGTGAAGCTCCAGACGCTTCTTCCCGGCGGCGGGCAGGAACGGGGGATTCGCTCCGGGACGGAGAACCTCTTCGCCATCGCCGGTATGGGGGAGGCGGCGATGATTGCCGGCCGGGAGATGGGCGCCGAAGGACGCCGCCTCCATGAAATCGCTGGTGCATACCTGAAGGATATACTGATGATCGAGGACGCCCACCTGACCGGCCCCGCGACGGGGCGACTCCCCGGCCACCTGAGTTTTCGGTTTGGCAGGATCGAGGGGGAGAGTATCCTCCTCAACCTCGATACGGCTTTTGGCATCCAGGTGACGACGGGCTCGGCATGTTCGTCCCGGACGCTGGAACCGTCCCATGTCCTCCTTGCCATCGGCCTGAAGCACGAGGAGGCGCACGGCTCGATGATCATGATGATGGGGCGGTCGAATACGACAGAGGAGGTTCCCTATGTGGTTGATGCCGTCAGAAAGACTGTTGAACGTCTGCGGATGATAACCGCGATGTAA
- a CDS encoding sulfurtransferase TusA family protein gives MTAEPEADAELDCIGMFCPMPIAMTREEIEKIAPGQVLKVEADDPAAEEDILRWARRTGHEIVKFEKEEGIMTFYIRRKT, from the coding sequence ATGACTGCTGAACCAGAGGCCGACGCCGAACTAGACTGTATCGGCATGTTCTGCCCGATGCCGATTGCCATGACCAGGGAGGAGATTGAAAAGATTGCCCCCGGGCAGGTGCTGAAGGTCGAGGCAGACGACCCGGCGGCCGAGGAGGACATCCTCCGGTGGGCACGGCGTACCGGGCATGAGATTGTGAAATTTGAGAAGGAGGAGGGAATTATGACCTTCTATATCAGGAGGAAGACGTAA
- a CDS encoding UbiA prenyltransferase family protein — MDRLQGYRKMLRTGDWIKFYPLFPLAGACLAAGVVTDMVTVVVLFCFVTAYGFVINNLYDVEIDRRHAGKTAGGKNPLTGSGVTMRGTQVLCAALAVIPLLVSFAISIAGFLFTLLSLAALTAYSARPLRLKDRFAADILCHGIMFGGLPFLAGYTLAGGDLTSIFSPAVAYAVLCTLICCEALIIHEILDYHEDLGTTYTTVVGIGLRNGVGLLAIVAALSVAVLEATAWWFGIDTVIHGMALAFLLVYPVYGCRDILVKEAERWYGWFRNDYGFRVR, encoded by the coding sequence ATGGACAGATTACAGGGATACAGGAAAATGCTTCGTACCGGGGACTGGATCAAATTTTATCCGCTGTTCCCCCTTGCCGGAGCATGCCTCGCCGCCGGCGTCGTCACCGACATGGTAACTGTGGTGGTGCTCTTCTGCTTTGTGACCGCATACGGATTTGTAATAAACAATCTCTATGACGTCGAGATCGACCGGCGCCATGCCGGAAAGACGGCCGGCGGAAAAAATCCGCTGACCGGCAGCGGTGTGACGATGCGGGGAACACAGGTTCTCTGTGCGGCCCTTGCCGTCATTCCCCTTCTCGTCTCATTTGCCATCTCGATTGCCGGATTTCTCTTCACCCTGCTGAGCCTTGCTGCTCTCACCGCCTACTCTGCCCGCCCCCTCCGTCTCAAGGACAGGTTTGCAGCCGACATTCTCTGCCACGGCATCATGTTCGGGGGCCTCCCGTTCCTTGCAGGGTATACCCTCGCGGGGGGGGACCTCACGAGTATCTTTTCCCCGGCAGTTGCCTATGCTGTCCTCTGCACCCTCATCTGCTGTGAAGCACTGATCATCCATGAAATCCTTGATTATCATGAAGACCTGGGAACGACCTATACGACGGTGGTCGGCATCGGGCTCAGGAACGGTGTCGGACTGCTCGCCATTGTTGCAGCACTCTCCGTTGCCGTTCTGGAGGCGACAGCGTGGTGGTTCGGTATCGACACCGTCATCCATGGGATGGCCCTTGCATTCCTCCTTGTCTATCCGGTGTACGGATGCAGGGACATTCTGGTGAAGGAAGCGGAACGCTGGTACGGCTGGTTCCGGAATGACTATGGATTCCGGGTACGGTGA
- a CDS encoding DsrE family protein, which yields MGKILYVQTSGTDTPERLYGPFILGATAVAMDVSACIFFMIKGITVMKKGEAEKIRMGSFPPLREVIDQAAAAGVDFYVCEQSTRLLGMERGDFIEGVRIAGAATLNDLALEADAVISF from the coding sequence ATGGGGAAGATATTGTATGTGCAGACCAGCGGCACCGATACGCCGGAGCGGTTGTACGGACCGTTCATCCTCGGGGCGACGGCGGTGGCCATGGACGTCTCGGCATGTATTTTTTTCATGATCAAGGGCATCACGGTCATGAAAAAAGGTGAGGCGGAGAAGATCCGTATGGGGTCTTTTCCACCACTCCGTGAAGTGATTGATCAGGCGGCGGCAGCCGGGGTGGATTTTTATGTCTGCGAACAGAGCACCCGGCTTCTGGGGATGGAACGGGGAGACTTCATTGAGGGAGTTCGAATCGCAGGAGCGGCGACCCTGAATGACCTCGCCCTTGAGGCGGACGCGGTGATCTCATTCTAA
- a CDS encoding HEAT repeat domain-containing protein, translated as MQNKMLRQTGDITRDREQILAYMKTRRDDVPEYIRLLKNPHQLYRRKAATRLGEIGDKRAVVPLIGALEDKALEVQYVTVKSLGMLRDKRAVEPLIGCLTSEEKWLRQGAAHSLGQIGDSRAIDPLIPLLNDTHHDVKAHAAWALGQLGDPKAVEPLTPLLKDEREDVRRAAEEAIAKLKNK; from the coding sequence ATGCAAAATAAAATGCTCAGGCAGACGGGTGACATCACAAGGGATCGCGAGCAGATTCTGGCATATATGAAGACGCGGCGGGACGATGTGCCGGAATACATCAGACTCCTAAAAAATCCTCACCAGCTCTACCGGAGAAAGGCGGCCACCCGCCTGGGCGAGATCGGGGACAAGCGGGCGGTAGTTCCTCTCATAGGAGCACTGGAAGATAAGGCTCTTGAAGTGCAGTATGTCACGGTAAAATCGCTGGGCATGCTAAGAGACAAACGGGCGGTCGAACCTCTCATCGGTTGTCTGACATCCGAAGAAAAATGGCTGCGGCAGGGGGCGGCCCATTCCCTTGGCCAGATTGGCGACTCCCGTGCGATAGACCCGCTCATACCTCTCCTGAACGACACCCATCACGATGTCAAGGCGCATGCGGCCTGGGCACTCGGCCAGTTGGGCGACCCGAAGGCAGTCGAGCCACTGACACCGCTTCTCAAGGACGAACGTGAGGATGTGAGAAGAGCGGCGGAAGAGGCGATTGCAAAACTGAAGAACAAATAG
- the nifU gene encoding Fe-S cluster assembly scaffold protein NifU: MEDVPQIGYSEKVMDHFMNPRNVGSVENPDGVGRVGNPVCGDLMEVSIKVEDGILTDVKFKTFGCGSAIATASMVTELAKGKTLDEADKITRQDVADELEGLPPRKMHCSNLAADALHKAIEDYRERHGEGKEKAEEAAAE; the protein is encoded by the coding sequence ATGGAAGATGTTCCCCAGATTGGATACTCGGAGAAGGTGATGGACCACTTCATGAACCCCAGGAATGTCGGGAGTGTCGAAAACCCCGACGGCGTAGGCAGGGTCGGCAACCCCGTCTGCGGGGATCTCATGGAAGTGAGCATAAAAGTGGAGGACGGCATCCTGACGGATGTGAAGTTCAAAACGTTTGGCTGCGGGTCGGCGATTGCGACGGCCAGCATGGTCACCGAGCTTGCGAAGGGCAAGACACTCGACGAAGCGGATAAAATAACGAGGCAGGATGTGGCCGACGAACTCGAAGGGCTCCCGCCGCGAAAGATGCACTGTTCGAACCTTGCGGCAGATGCCCTGCACAAGGCGATTGAGGACTATCGCGAGCGGCATGGCGAGGGGAAGGAGAAGGCAGAGGAAGCGGCGGCGGAGTAG
- a CDS encoding flavodoxin domain-containing protein yields MTTRVLVVYASRYGSTMEVAEAVGDMLGDRGADVEVGVLAAKEATTSGVDIGSYGLVVVGSPVYAGKWLGDAIDFVKKHADALREVPVAIFSVGLTMKEDTPENRATMAEATKGITDIISPVATGMFAGKLDTKVLNLPMRMIIKAMKSPEGDFRNWDAIREWAEGLPLPAA; encoded by the coding sequence ATGACAACCAGGGTACTGGTCGTATACGCGAGCCGCTACGGCTCGACGATGGAGGTGGCGGAGGCCGTCGGGGATATGCTCGGTGACCGGGGGGCCGATGTGGAGGTCGGCGTCCTCGCCGCAAAGGAGGCGACAACCTCGGGCGTGGACATTGGGTCGTACGGATTGGTCGTTGTCGGGAGCCCCGTCTACGCAGGCAAATGGCTGGGCGATGCAATCGACTTTGTAAAGAAGCATGCCGATGCCCTGCGGGAGGTGCCGGTTGCCATCTTTTCGGTGGGCCTGACGATGAAGGAGGATACGCCGGAGAACCGGGCGACGATGGCGGAGGCCACGAAAGGTATCACCGACATAATTTCACCCGTTGCCACCGGGATGTTTGCGGGAAAACTGGACACCAAGGTCCTCAACCTTCCGATGCGGATGATCATCAAGGCAATGAAGTCGCCCGAAGGGGACTTCCGGAACTGGGACGCGATACGGGAGTGGGCCGAAGGCCTGCCTCTGCCTGCGGCGTAG
- a CDS encoding TetR/AcrR family transcriptional regulator, which translates to MSRHLSEEKRKALMEAAIDLFSTQGFHATPTKQISDRAGVSAGTLFRYFSTKEELIDSLHTSITAALADAVDEAIRPGTPVEEQIKNVKREVLYWMFKNPKKALFFEQFSSSPNLTEKTTPEAIFGISALDDLYHKAASTGLLAGINREVFLAHFWYPNFMLIHLHAFGRLPGGIEETVEQAVRSMWCGLAKNP; encoded by the coding sequence ATGAGCAGGCATTTGTCAGAAGAGAAACGGAAAGCACTGATGGAGGCGGCAATCGATCTCTTCTCGACCCAGGGGTTTCATGCAACCCCGACGAAACAGATATCAGACCGTGCCGGCGTCTCTGCAGGCACCCTTTTCCGGTACTTCAGTACAAAAGAAGAGCTGATCGATTCACTGCATACCTCCATCACTGCCGCACTTGCCGATGCGGTGGATGAGGCGATACGCCCGGGAACACCAGTGGAGGAGCAGATAAAAAATGTGAAGCGTGAGGTGCTCTACTGGATGTTTAAAAATCCGAAAAAGGCCCTCTTCTTCGAACAGTTCTCCTCATCGCCGAATCTCACGGAAAAGACAACGCCGGAGGCGATTTTTGGGATTTCTGCATTGGATGACCTTTATCACAAGGCGGCATCCACCGGACTCCTTGCCGGAATCAACCGCGAGGTCTTCCTGGCACATTTCTGGTATCCGAACTTCATGCTCATCCATCTCCACGCCTTCGGGAGACTCCCCGGCGGTATCGAAGAAACAGTTGAACAGGCGGTCAGGTCGATGTGGTGCGGACTGGCGAAGAACCCATAA
- a CDS encoding KamA family radical SAM protein: MGGPKYLTNIRDIPQLSEEEHLRLGKVTEKFPFRSNTYYLSLINWEDPDDPIRRIAIPDPKELEEWGSLDASQESAYVVAPGVEHKYDQTALLLLTNRCAGYCRYCFRKRLFMRMNTEVARDLSQGLAYIRAHPEITNVLLSGGDPLFLSTRRLEAIIREVRAIEHVKIVRIGSRIPVTNPYRVMNDPSLLEMIRKFSTPEQRIYVVTHFVHPRELTDVAIEGLDLLQKAGAILANQTPLLRGINDNPSVLADLLRNLSFAGVAPYYIFQCRPTLGNRHFAVPVEEAYQIFEQAKSHCSGLAKRPVFAMSHRTGKIRTIGLDDECIYFKYHQAARREDIGKFMVFPRNPDAVWFDDYPELLRECRVPVDEPSER, encoded by the coding sequence ATGGGCGGACCAAAATATCTCACAAATATCAGGGACATTCCCCAGTTGTCTGAAGAAGAACATCTCCGCCTCGGAAAGGTGACAGAAAAATTCCCTTTTCGCTCAAACACCTACTATCTCTCCCTTATTAACTGGGAGGACCCGGACGACCCCATCCGAAGGATTGCCATCCCCGACCCGAAGGAGCTTGAGGAATGGGGAAGCCTTGATGCTTCGCAGGAGAGTGCCTATGTGGTTGCTCCCGGCGTCGAGCATAAATATGACCAGACCGCCCTTCTCCTCCTTACCAACCGCTGTGCGGGGTACTGCCGCTACTGCTTTCGAAAGCGCCTCTTCATGCGGATGAACACCGAGGTGGCACGGGATCTCTCGCAGGGACTTGCATATATAAGGGCCCACCCGGAGATAACGAACGTTCTTCTTTCCGGCGGGGACCCGCTCTTTCTCTCCACCCGGCGTCTTGAGGCGATCATCCGGGAAGTCAGGGCTATCGAGCATGTGAAGATCGTCCGCATCGGATCACGGATCCCCGTCACAAACCCGTACCGGGTGATGAACGACCCCTCGCTGCTGGAGATGATCCGGAAGTTCAGCACCCCGGAACAGCGCATCTATGTCGTCACCCATTTCGTGCATCCGCGGGAACTGACGGATGTGGCTATCGAGGGACTCGACCTCCTCCAGAAGGCAGGCGCCATCCTCGCCAACCAGACACCACTCCTCCGCGGGATCAATGACAACCCCAGTGTCCTCGCCGACCTCCTGCGAAACCTCTCCTTTGCAGGTGTCGCCCCGTATTATATCTTCCAGTGCCGCCCGACTCTTGGAAACCGCCACTTTGCCGTTCCCGTGGAAGAGGCATATCAGATATTTGAGCAGGCAAAATCGCACTGTTCAGGGCTTGCGAAACGGCCGGTCTTTGCGATGTCGCACCGGACGGGAAAGATCCGCACCATCGGGCTCGACGATGAGTGCATCTACTTCAAGTACCATCAGGCCGCCCGCCGGGAGGATATTGGGAAGTTCATGGTATTCCCCCGCAACCCGGACGCCGTGTGGTTTGATGATTATCCAGAGCTTCTCCGGGAGTGCAGGGTGCCGGTGGATGAACCGTCTGAAAGGTAG
- a CDS encoding tail fiber protein produces the protein MKKHFLVGGILILAVLVLAGTAVAAPPEDQKLSVEEIRGELVAIQSEIDEINEHLDEGADLSEIEARISTIEANITVLEGALALLEGNVSTLEGDMQTLTGTEYATEVAGGSQAHENRAPYMGLNYIICMQGLYPARSFASASGDDEGLVVASGIGEGTLGEVTLFAGNFAPRNWAFCQGQLLPISQNAALFSILGTTYGGDGRTTFALPDLRGRVVVGDGYGPGLSSVRLGQTGGVEQVTLTTSQLPAHLHGFSLYL, from the coding sequence ATGAAGAAACATTTTTTAGTTGGAGGAATTCTGATACTTGCCGTTCTGGTTCTTGCCGGGACGGCGGTGGCGGCACCGCCCGAAGATCAGAAACTTTCGGTGGAGGAGATCCGTGGAGAACTGGTTGCGATTCAAAGCGAGATTGATGAGATCAACGAGCACCTCGACGAAGGCGCAGATCTCAGTGAAATCGAGGCGCGAATCAGCACGATTGAAGCGAACATTACTGTACTGGAGGGAGCTCTTGCATTGCTGGAAGGGAATGTGAGCACGCTCGAAGGGGATATGCAGACCCTTACGGGGACGGAATATGCCACGGAAGTGGCCGGAGGTTCACAGGCACATGAGAACCGTGCGCCCTATATGGGGCTGAATTATATCATCTGTATGCAGGGACTGTATCCAGCACGCTCCTTTGCTTCGGCAAGTGGCGATGACGAGGGTCTTGTTGTTGCAAGTGGCATCGGCGAAGGGACTCTGGGAGAGGTGACCCTCTTTGCCGGTAATTTTGCCCCCCGGAACTGGGCGTTCTGTCAGGGGCAGCTACTTCCGATTAGCCAGAATGCGGCCCTGTTCTCCATCCTCGGGACAACCTACGGTGGAGACGGGAGAACCACGTTTGCTCTCCCTGACCTGAGGGGCCGGGTGGTGGTAGGAGATGGCTACGGGCCGGGGCTCTCGTCTGTCCGTCTGGGGCAGACGGGCGGTGTGGAACAGGTGACATTAACCACCAGTCAACTTCCCGCCCACCTTCACGGGTTCTCCCTGTATCTCTGA
- a CDS encoding acetyl ornithine aminotransferase family protein, which produces MQPLITTEPPGPRARAILERDAEVISQCMVREYPLVLDRAEGMNLWDVDGNRYLDFSAGIAVMNVGWNHPDVVRAVTEQVPKLSHGAFLDFCSEMPIRFAEKLVSMLPAGLDRIYLSNSGAETVEAAMKLARYHTQRKYFISFYGGFHGRTYGAMSLTAAKVIQRKGFGPFLPVIHVPYPDPYRPFGFSTGTCDVDVIRYIKEEIFRTEVSPEEVAAIVVEAVQGEGGYIVPPKDFLRQLREICDEHGILLIVDEVQSGCMRTGRFLASEHFGVVPDIVTLSKAIGGGYPLGVTVASDEIMTWPPGSHASTFGGNNVSCAAGLAVLNILDAPGFGDHVMEMGAYLMDRLMILREKYEIIGDIRGIGLMIGIEIVRDRETKQRAREERNAVLNEAFKNGLTLLPAGESVIRFSPPLLIEKEDIDTGIEILDRAFDVVCR; this is translated from the coding sequence ATGCAACCTCTCATTACAACCGAACCCCCGGGGCCCAGGGCACGTGCCATTCTTGAACGTGATGCGGAGGTGATCTCGCAGTGTATGGTGCGCGAGTATCCGCTCGTCCTCGACCGTGCGGAGGGAATGAACCTCTGGGACGTCGACGGCAACCGGTACCTCGACTTCTCCGCGGGGATTGCCGTGATGAATGTCGGATGGAATCACCCTGATGTGGTACGGGCTGTTACGGAACAGGTTCCGAAGCTCTCTCACGGGGCATTTCTCGATTTCTGTTCCGAAATGCCCATCCGGTTTGCGGAAAAACTGGTCTCAATGCTCCCCGCCGGGCTCGACCGAATCTATCTCTCCAATTCCGGAGCCGAAACGGTGGAGGCGGCGATGAAACTTGCCCGCTATCATACCCAGCGCAAATACTTCATCTCCTTCTATGGGGGATTTCACGGCAGGACCTATGGTGCAATGAGCCTGACTGCGGCCAAGGTCATCCAGCGTAAGGGATTCGGCCCGTTTTTGCCCGTGATCCATGTCCCATATCCCGACCCGTATCGTCCCTTCGGGTTCAGCACCGGAACCTGTGATGTGGACGTCATCCGTTATATAAAAGAGGAGATCTTCCGGACCGAGGTCTCCCCCGAGGAGGTGGCGGCAATCGTTGTCGAAGCCGTCCAGGGGGAAGGAGGGTATATCGTTCCGCCCAAGGACTTTCTACGTCAGCTCCGGGAAATCTGTGATGAACACGGCATTCTCCTCATCGTCGATGAGGTCCAGTCCGGATGCATGCGGACGGGCCGGTTCCTCGCGTCGGAGCACTTTGGGGTTGTCCCCGATATCGTGACCCTCTCTAAGGCAATCGGCGGCGGGTATCCCCTCGGCGTGACGGTTGCGTCCGATGAGATCATGACCTGGCCCCCCGGTTCCCATGCCAGCACCTTCGGTGGTAACAATGTATCGTGTGCCGCGGGACTTGCAGTCCTGAATATCCTGGATGCCCCCGGGTTTGGGGATCACGTCATGGAGATGGGAGCATACCTGATGGATCGTCTCATGATCCTCAGGGAGAAATACGAGATCATCGGCGACATACGCGGCATCGGACTGATGATCGGCATCGAGATTGTACGGGACAGGGAAACAAAGCAGCGCGCCAGGGAGGAGCGCAATGCGGTTCTGAATGAAGCCTTCAAAAACGGACTGACACTGCTTCCCGCGGGCGAATCGGTCATTCGTTTCTCTCCGCCGCTCCTCATCGAAAAGGAGGATATCGATACCGGAATTGAGATTCTCGACCGTGCCTTTGATGTTGTGTGCCGGTAA